The nucleotide sequence CTCGACGTGTTCACGCGCGTGGCCGGGCTGGACGCGCTGGCAGACGGAAACGAGGACACCAGCGAGCAACCCCCAGACCCAGCCCAGGACGACGGCCGTCCCGTCCTGACGCGCTCCTATGGCCTCTCCTTTCCGCCGGCGAACCGCGCCAGTTGGATCGTCGACGCGACGCCGTTCACCGCGCGAAATCGTGGTGACCCCGCAACGATGGAACCGCTTGGCAACGAGTGGAACTCGACCCGCGACGAGTACGCCCACGTCCTCCGGGCCATCGCGCGCAACCCGGGCAACGTCCTGATCGCGATGCCGAACTACCGCGAGGCGACCTGGGCCGGCGCGTATCTCGATGACACGGTCGAGAAGCCCGTCCTCGTCGACGAGAGTTCCAGCAACGAGGCGACCGAGGATCTCAAAGGCGAGTTCTTCGCCGGCGAGGGGAAAGTACTGGTCACGAGCACGCGGGGCACGCTCACGGAGGGCGTCGACTACGACGGCGCGAAGTTGCGAGCGGCGGCGGTCGTCGGTGTCCCCTTAGTCAACATCGGCTCGCCCCGTGTCCGGGCGGTCCAACGCGCCTACGGCGACGTCTTCGGCGAGGACCACGCCTTCGAGTACGCGCTGACGATCCCCGCGGTCAGACGCGCCCGGCAGGCGATCGGTCGAGTCATTCGCGGAGCTGAGGAGGTGGGCGTCCGGGCGCTGGTCGGGGCACGGTACACGCCCGACGCCCGGCATTCGGTCTACGGCTACCTCTCGCCGGCCGAACGCGAGGAGTTCGTGACGATGAGTCCGGAGTTCCTGCCGGACCAGATCGATCGGTTCTGGGCGGATCGGTGACTTGGCGATCGCTGCTCTTGCCGAATGGTTTCAAACCAAAGCGTCTCAGACAACGCTCCGTATGGCTGTCTACCTGGGCCTGGTCGAGAGTGTCGTGTGAGATACACGGCGTATATCTTGCACCGGTTGTTGCGCAAATCTCAGTGATCGAATCGTTACAGACAGGGGGGCTAGGTTTCAGTGAGTGCCGAGAGATCCACTCGGCAAGTCGTGTAGTACGATGAGGGAGTGCCGTCCGCTTGAATCACTACATGAGCGCTTCCGAAACATTGGTTCGTCTGAATGGTCACCTGCTTAGTTTCATTACGTGCAGTATAGCGGATTTCAAAGGTCTCGAGGCCAGTAGGGGACGCTCTGTCAGTGTTGTAGACCTCTTGCTCTTCGCCGGGGTCAACCTCATAACGCTGATTGTGAACGGTTTCGCCCGTTGCGTTTCGGACAACCGTAATGTCAATTGTTGCGCTCTCGCTGCCAAGGTTCTCGAGATACACTGGATGATCTGAGTGCGTATGTTCCCCGTCGGGAGTCCCCACACAGCCAGTCACGAGTAGTACCACTGCGAAAGCGCAAAACGCCCCCAGCAAGTGATCACGCATTACTCACCCATATAGTACTCAGTATGAATACCTTCTGTTGAATAATCACGTTCGCGCTAACAGCTTCGTCAGCTACGTCTACCTGCATGTATCTCTCGCCGGCCGAGCGCGAGGAGTTCGTGACGATGAGTCCGGAGTTCCTGCCCGACCAGATCGATCGGTTCTGGGCGGAGCGGTGAGTCGGCGATCGCTGCGTTCAGTCGTCCAACACACCTAAGATGGTAGATCTATCGTCTTTCGGTATGCCCCAGCTGACGAGATGGATCGAGGAGTTCTTTTATGCGTATCTGTACGGGGACTGGGAATCCGTCTCTCACGGTCTCTGGGTGTACGGCCACCTGTCAATCCTCCTCGCCACTGCGCTTGTCGGGTATACGTTCGCCCGACAACGATACCTGTTGACGCTGCTTGTGCTCCCGTTTCCCCTTGTGTACTTCTACAAGCGTCATCAAAAAGCCCGAACGTACAAGGTTCAGTCGGACACGCCGATCGAACCCGGTGAGGATTACGATCCGAACGAACACCGCTGAAGCGCTCTCGGAATGCCGTGCCGTCCGTGTACATCTCGATCCCGATCGGATTCACCAAAACTGCACCGCAGCAACTCATGCACCGTTCGATACCATCTCACGGCACGTAGTCAGTGCGATCGATCAAATCTCGACGAGGCCCAGGCTGTATTCGAGTGCGGTATCCACCTCGCTCATGCGCTCGTCCGGGATCGAGCCGAGGTTCTCACGGATCCGATGTTCGATCGAGATCGTCCGAATCATACTCCAAGCGCGACCGAGTATATACTCGAATTCAGGCGTCGAACTCACGGTGGTGAGTACTGGACAGCAGACGAAGTCGACCCGTACGCGCGTCCCACGACCGGGAAGTTCGTAAGGCCGGGCGGGAAACACCGTCCATGAACGATATCGACGTGGAGCCTGTCGAGGAGATCGACGAGTCGGTCGTCCCGAGCGGGATCGAGGGGCCGGAGTACGTCCTCTACGGTGGAAAAGGCGGCGTCGGCAAGACGACGATGGCGGCGGCAACGGCACTCGCGAGCGCCCGTGACGGCACCTCGACGCTGGTCGTCTCGACGGACCCCGCCCACTCGCTGTCGGATACACTGGAGACCGACATCCCAGCCGAGCCGGCCCAGATCCGCGAGGACATGCCGCTGTACGCCGCCGAGATCGACCCCGAGGCTGCGCTGGGTGACGACCCGCTGGGCCTGGAGGGCGGCGGCCTCGGCGGTCTCGGGGATCTGCTTGGCGAGGACGTCACGGACCCCTTCACCAACGCGATGCCCGGCACGGACGAAGCGGCTGCAATTCGACTGCTCATCCGGTATCTCGACGACGAGCGCTTCGATCGGGTCGTGGTCGACACGGCCCCCACCGGTCACACCCTCCGGCTGCTCGAACTCCCCGAAGTCATGGACACGATGGTCGGGAAGCTCCTCTCGTTCCGCGAGCGCCTGAGCGGAATGATGGGCACGATCACCGGGATGTTCGGCGACGCCGACGAGGAGGACATCGAGGAGGGTCTCGACGATCTGCGCGTCCTCCGGGAGCGGATCGAACGACTCCGATCGATCCTCCAGGACCCTGCGAAAACGGACTTCCGCGTGGTCATGGTCCCCGAGGAGTTGAGCGTCATGGAGTCCGAGCGTCTCCTTGAGCGACTCGCTGCCTTCGACATTCCCGTCGGCACTATCGTGGTCAACCGAGTCATGGAGGATCTGGCTGACGTCGCTGACGTCGACGCCGACTGGTACGTCTCGCCGAACCTGGAGACGTGTGAGTTCTGCCAGCGTCGCTGGGACGTCCAGCAGCAGGCACTACAGCGCTCCCAGGACGTCTTCCGTGGCCACGACGTCCGGCGGGTGCCGCTGTTCGCCGACGAGGTCCGCGGCGAGCAATTGCTGCGGGTCGTCTCTGCCTGTCTCGAAGAGTAGCTGGCCGCGTCGTCGTTTGATCCGCTTCTCTGTGACCTCTAGTGACAACATCCAAACCGGCCCCCGACCAACTGCCAACGATGGAGCCAAATCTGCTGGAAACACTTGATGGACAGGTTGCCCTCGTGACGGGAGCGAATCGGGGCATCGGTCGCGAGATCGCCAGCGGTCTCGTCGAACTCGACGCGACGGTCTACGGCGGCGTCCGTGATCCGACGGCGGCCCTTCCGGACGGTGTCGAGGCTGTCGAGATCGACGTAACAGCGGAATCCATGGTCGAAAGCGCGGTCGAGGAGGTAGTCACCGCCGGCGGCCAGTTGGACGTCCTCGTCAACAACGCGGGCGTCGGCGGGGCCGGAGCGGGTATCGAAGACATCGACAGCGAGGACTTCGATCGAATCCTGGACGTGAACCTCCGCGGGCCGTCGCTGTTGAGCAAGTACGCGCTCCCGCACTTGCTGGAGACGGACGCCCCACGGATCGTGAACGTCTCCTCCGGCGTAGGCATCCTCGCCGACCCGATCGAGTCCGAAATGCCGGCCTATCGGATCTCGAAGGCCGGCATCAACGCGTTGACGGTCTCGCTAGATCAGACGTACGGCGAAGACGGACTCATCGCCAATTCCGTCGATCCCGGCTGGGTGGCGACCGACCTCGGCGGTGAGGAAGCCCCGCGCGAGCCCGAGAAAGGGGCCGAGACGCCGATCTGGCTGTCGCGCTTCGGTCCGGGATCGCCGAGCGGCCTCTTCTGGAAAGACAGGCAGGTCATCGACTTCTGAGCGAGCGGGAAACGGTCCGTCGTCTGCCCTTCGATTCGTGGTTGAAAGCGACGAAGAAGACGACAGAGTCTGTGTCATGGCTCTTCAAGCAGCGAGCGAGCGCGCTGGACGTAGCTATTGGCGTCCCAGCTCCGGGCGTCACTGATCTCGTCGAGGAGCCCCTCTGCAGCCGTCGACGATAGCTGCCCGGACCGAACGAGAACCGAAAGCAGCGTCGGGGTCGTCACGAGCCGGGTATCGGCGAGCGACGCGTGGATCAGCCCGAGCTGGTTGAACTCGTCACAGAGGAACAGCGCCGCGTCGAGGTCGTTCGCGAGCGTGACGGCGGCGTTCTCGCCGTCATCGAGCGGGAACTCGGCGTCAAGATCGACCGACTGCGTCTCGAACGCGCCAGTCCGATCGAGGACGGCCGTAGCCGCCCGACCGTGCTCGTCATCGTAGGCGGCGATCTCTCGGAGTTCGTCGACGACGGCTGTCGGGACGACGACCGCGTATCGATCCAGTGACAGCGCGAGTGGATCGGGATCCGCTTTCGCCACGATTCCGAGGCTGACGAGTGCGGAGGCATCGGCGACGAGGACCGACATCTATGCGTCCGCGACCTCGTCGACGAAGTCCTGATCGAGTTGCTGTTTCAACACCCGGAGGTTCGCAGCCTCTTCGGCACCGACGAGTGCTTTGAGCTGGTCGAAAGAGATCTCGTCGTCGTAGTAGGCGGCCGCGATCTCCTGGGTGAGCGCGTCGTCGTGCGTCGCGTCCTGCAGGTACTCCCGGAGCGCCGTCACGAGAATGTCCGTCCGGTCCTCGCCGAGAACGTCCGCGAGCGCATCCGTCCGATCGACGAGTCGATGTGGCGCTCTGAACTGGACGCGCTTCTTGTCGCTGCTCATTATGTGTACAATGTGAGCCAAGCCACTTAGCGTTTGAGGTGAGTCACGCCTCGATCACGAACACCCGCAGATCGTTGACGTTAGTCCCCGTCGGCCAAGTCTCGATCACCGCGTCGGATTCCTCGAGCGCCGGTAGCGCGTCGTTCTCCAGCAGTGCCGCCCGCCCACGCTGTGGGTTTGAGAGCGTCTCGCCGTCGAAGAAATGATCACCAGGCGGACTGTTCTGGACGGACAAGCAGGTCATCGACTTCTGAGCGATCGGCAAACCAGACGTCGACTGCCAACAATGTCTTGTGATGATTCAGTCATTCACCTGCTATCCCGGAACCCTTAATACGCTATACATAGAACATGGATAGTGATGTCAACCGAGCACCGCCTCGCCGACGCTACCGATCCGGAAGCGACGGTCGGTAATCTTCTCACTTACGCGGAGTTGCTCAACACGCCGAAACTGGCGCGACTCTACGTCTACGTGCTCCGGAACGGCCCCGTCGCGATAGAGACCGTCAAAGACGATCTCGAGTTGCCACACTCGACGACCTACAAGTATGTGGGCGAACTCGAGGAGATGGGCGTCCTCACTCGCCACGAGGAGGCGACGCCGACGACGATCGAGGTCGAACCGATCCGACTGACGATGGAGACTGATCACGGCGATGTCGTGGTAACGCCCGTCCTCGTCGACGCGATCGCTCGACAGCATGACACCGAGGACATCCGCGTGTTCGTCGAGCGCCAGGGGATCCCGAAACTCGCCGCCGCGTTGCACTACACGCTGCGCGTGATGGACGGCGACCTCACCCAGCGCACCGCCGCCAACAAACTCGATGTCCATCCGGTCGAGGGGATGACCGTGATCACTGCGCTTCAGGACGTCGTCGAGGCGGCCGAAGCCTACGATCCGTATCTGGACACTGGCGAGTGATGTCCGGGGAGCAGATTCCTCGCGGGAGTACCGCGGTCATCGACAGCAGCGTGCTCTTCGCGATGGGCGGGCCGTCGAACGCGAAATACCAGGCCTTCGAGCGGTTCGTGACACGCCAAAACATCGAGGTTCGGATCCCCGACCACGTCGCCGAAGAACTCGGCGAGAGTCCGGACGCATATGTCTATCAGCGCGATCGCTTGCAGGCAGCTAAGAATGCCGGATGGCTCGAGCGTGGTATCGTAGATTTCTCGAATCCGGACGTCTCCAACGTCGTCGATCGCACGCGAACGCGGATGGATCGCCTGTCGGACGACGACGTCACGGAGGACGAGATCGAGAAGGCGGATACCGTACTCGCAGGACTCGCATATCAGTACGCGACAGAGGAGTCAGACCACGTGGCCGTGCTAGTGAGCGATACACTGGCTGAACAGGCGATCGGTGACGTCCTGGACGCTTCGGGAGTGGGTGATAGGGTGACGGTGGTGGAGGGGCGAGAACTAGTAAACGAACTTGAGAACCAATCCGTCGACGAAAGATGAGTCGGCCGCTATCGACGGCTGTGCCTCGCCGATCTACGCTTCGATCACGAACACCCGCAGATCGTTGACATTCGTCCCCGTCGGCCCGGTCTCGATCACGGCACCTGACTCTTCGAGCGCCGGTAGCGCGTCGTTTTCCAGCAGTGCGGCCCGCCCGCGCTGGGGGTTCGAGAGCATCTCGCCGTCGACGATCGCACCCGCGACCTCGGTCCCGCCGTCCGCGCCGTCGGTGTCGACGCTGGCGCAGACCACCGTTTCGGGCTGTTCGACGGCGACCCGGAGCGCGAACTCCAGGTTGGGACCGCCGTCGCCGTTGCCCATGACGGTGACCGTGGTCTCGCCGCCCGACAGCAGGACGGCTGGCGGTTCGACGGGAGTCCCGGTGGCCGCACACTCCTCGGCGATGGCGAGCCCCGAGAGCGCGGCCTCGGTCGCCTCGCCACGGATCCGCGAGGAGAGGACCAGCGGTTCGTAGCCGGCTTTCGCCGCGGCGTCCCGCGCCGCCGCGAGTGCGGTCCAGGCGTCGGCGAGGACGTGGTTGTCGACGTGGCCGAGAACGTCTGAATCGCCGGCAGGAGTCTCTGCGCGCTCGCCGGCCGCGCCGGCTTCGAGGTGCTCGCGGACCACCGCGGGGACAGCCACGTCGTAGCGATCCAGGATTTCGAGGGCGTCGTCGTAAGTCGTCGCGTCGGGTGCGGTCGGCCCGCTGGCGATCACGCCGGGGTCGTCGCCGACGACGTCCGAGAACAGGAGGCCGACAACTGTCGCCGGGGCTGCTGCCCTGGCCAGCCCGCCGCCCTTGATCGCCGAGCAGTGCTTGCGCACGGCGTTGATCTCGCGGATCGACGCGCCGCTCTCGACGAGTTCCTCGGTGGTGGCCTGGAGGTCGACGAGCGTGATCTCGCCGGCGGGCAACGCCAGCAGCGCGCTCCCGCCGCCGGTGATCGGCGCGAGAACGAGCGTTCCCTCGCCGAGTCCCTTGGCCCGCTGGAAGACCCGCCGGGCACCCTCCAGACTATCCGTGTCGGGGATCGGATGGCTTCCCGCGACTGTCTCGACGGTGTCAGTCGCAACTGGTTTCGTCGAGACGACGAGTCCACGGTCGAGGTAGTCTTCGAGGTGACGTTCGAGTTCGCGGGTGACTACGTCGGCGGCCTTCCCGCCGCCGAGGACGACCACCGAGTCGTAGGCCCCGAGGTCGTACTCGCTGCCAGCGACGGTCAGGACGCCTCCCTCGACCGAGAGTGCCTCCCGGAGGACCGCCTTCGGGGTCGCAGCCTCGATCCCGGCCTCGATGCAAGACAGGGCGACGTCGTGGGCCGGCGTCGCCGCCAGCCGATCGCGGTCGTCGATCATCGCCCGAGGCCCGCGACGCGCTGGAACAGGCCGAAGGCGGCGTCGCGCCAGTGATCGGGCAGGTACCGGAGCGCGAGGATCAGTTTCGCGCCGTTCCCCACCGCGTAGCGCGGATCGGGATCGGTCATCGCCGCAGCGTCGTAGATCACCGTTGCGACGTCCGCCGGTGGGATTCCGAAGACGCCGTCGTACTCGATCGCCCGGCGATCGTCCTGGGCCTCGTAGATCCCGTCGTACGCGCCCGACTGTTCGAGACGCTCGCGGCTCGCGTCGGTCCGGTCGGCAAACGACGTCTCGACGACGCCCGGTTCGACGACGACCACGTCGACGCCGTGGGAATCGACCTCGGCCCGGAGCGAATCGCTCATCGCCTCCAGGGCGAACTTCGAGGCCGCATAGGCTCCCATGCCAGGGACGGCGAGCCGACCCTGGAGGCTTGAGACGTTGACGATCGTCCCCTCCGCTTGTTCGCGCATGTGCGGCAGAACCGCTCGGATCAGGCGGTGCGGACCGTAGAGATTGACGTCGAACTGGTCCTCGAGGGCATCGGTCGGGACGTCCTCGATCGGGCCGAACTGACCGGTGCCCGCGTTGTTGACCAGGCAGTCGATCCGGCCTTCTTCGTCGATGATCCGGTCGACGACCCGCTCGACAGCGCGGGCGTTCGTGACGTCCAGGGCGGCCGTCTTCGCGCCGGCGTCGGCGAGGTCGGCAATATCGTCGGTGTCACGGGCGGTCGCGTAGACCGTCCAGTCCTCTTCGAGGAATCGCTCGGCGCTCGCCCGGCCGATTCCCGAGGAACAGCCGGTGATGAGGGCGATGTGGTCTTCCATACCGACCGCGAGGAGTGCCGAGAAGTAAGCCCTGGCGGTCGATCAGCGGTGGTGTTTAGGTGAACGAGTCGTGGTTGGGAACAGCCGGAAAGCCCCGAGCGGCTCCGGTCGAAGCCCTCGCTGCGCTCCTCACTCCGTTGCGGTGCTAGCGTCGGCCGTCTTCCCGGAGCCGCTCGCCCCTTTCAGTCCACCCATGCCGGCTGACCAACCGGTCTCGGGTGGGACTGAAAGGGGCCGCGCTCTCAGCAAGCCCCGACGACGCAAGCACCCACTGGAGCGCAGCGAGTCGCGGCAGCTGAGAGCGCGGGGGCTTTCTGGCTGTTGCAAGCGATCCCTGCTAAAGTCAACACGCCCCAATCAGCGGTTCGGAGTTGTCGACCGTGTGGTCACGCCTCGCCGCCTTGGCGTTTCAGCCGATCTGCCTCGCGGTCGGCCAACCGCGTCGGCTCGGGCAGTTTGTACCCGGCCGCACACTGACTCACGAGGTCGGCGGTCGTCGCCGCGCTCACGCGGTGGCCGGGGCTGACGTACAGCGGATTGATCGACGTCGAGCCCGACTGGTACTGGCGCGTCTGGACGGCATGCCCGATGACGGTTCCGAGCTCAGCAGTCTCGACCGTCTCGTCGGCCTCGATCGGGATGCGTGCGCCTTCCGGCAGTCGGTCGGGGATCGACTCGGCAGGGGTGCCACACAGGAGGTTCTTGGCGACGCCGATGGCAGGAACGTCCACCATGACGCCGATGTGCGTCGCCAGCCCCGCCTCCCGAAAGTGAATGCGGCCGCTGCCGTCGACGACGAGCAAGTCAGGTTCGACGGCGAGAGTCGACAGTGCCGCGAGGATCGCCCCGCCCTCGCGGAAACTCAGCAATCCAGGAATGTAGGGGATCTCGGTGTCGACGACCGCGTACGCCCGATCGACGACACGCCCGTCCTGTAGGGCGACGACAGCGCTGAGGGCTCGATCGCCATCGTCGAGAAACGCCTGATCGACGCCCGCGACGATCGGGCTGTCGCCGGTGAGTCGGTGCTGATCATCGTCCCCGAGATCGACTGGTGAATCGAATTCGATCGCCGAGGGATCGAAAGCGAAGTCGTCCTCGAAGAGGGCAACGTCGGCGATTTCGCGCTGTAAGGCTTCCATCTCGTCGCGGGAGAGCGAGGGATCGGGGACGAACTCGGGCCAAACGGAGTCCATTGCTCAGAACGGCCCGCGGCCACCCGGGCCGCCGGGGCCGCCCGGACCGCCGGGGCCGCCGGGGCCGCGACCGCCGCCGAGTTGGAGTTGGTTCGGGACCCGGATCCGATCGCGGACGTGCTGGCCGTAGGCGAGCCCGATCGCGAGGCCGATCAGGTGAGCGGCGTTGGCAACGCCCTGGCCGCCCGCACCGAACATCCCGAGGACGTTCATCGCGACCAAGCCGATCGTCACCAGCCAGATCGGGACGGGGAAAATGAAGTACACGTACACTCGGAGACTGGGGTTGAGGATGGTCAAGACGCCCATGATCGCGATGGCTGCACCCGACGCGCCGACGACTCCACCAGGGAAGTACCCGACCGCCGCTGCGGACGGTATCCCCTGATAGAGTTGAATGAGGACCTGTCCAAGCCCGGCAAGCGCGCCGCTAGAGAGGAACAGGAGCGTGAAGTCCCGCGAGCCGATGTAGTCCTCGACTAGCCGTCCAAAGAAGAAGATCACGATACTGTTGAATGCAATGTGTGCGAATCCCCCGTGTGAAAGTACCGACGTGAACCACGTCCAGACGTATTCGGGATGCTGTGGAGCCAGGACGAAAATCGATCGATACAACTCCGAAGAAAGCGTTGCAACCTGAAGGTTGGGCGTCCCAATCGCCACGGTGGCAACGAGAAACTGAAAGAGAAAGGTAATCCACATCAGCCCGAGGAACACGTACGTCATATTCCCACGGAAATACGCCAGCGGGCCGCCGGGCCCCGTGTCGATCCCGATCCGATCGAGGAGACTCTTCGAAGAACTCGGATCGCTGCCCGCCGAGACGCTGTCGTCGAACCCGCTGTCGAAGACCCCTTCGGGGTCACCCCAGTCGTCCAGTCCCGGACAGTCGTGGTTCTCCGGGAGGCGATGTTCCGAGCAGAACGTTCCCCCGCAGTGATTGCAGTGATACGGCATATTCATCTCCGTGCCGCACACGTCACAGGTCGTCATTGCCGGTGGGTAACGGACCCTGCGGCAAAGAGATTGTGCTTGCCCCGATTGCAGTCCTCTCCCACTCAAACCGCAGTTCGGAAGCCGATTTGTCTAGTCACCATCCCGTAGAACCACCTGGGCTGGCAAGGGCCAACGGGCACACCCGAATTAGTATCTATAACATCCATAAAAGAAAACAATTTAATGCGACAAACAGCATTGTGCGTGTGAAGCGATGCCACAGAATAGCAACGCGGACGGGGGGCGAAACGGGAACGCAGAACGGGGAGCAACCGATACGAGGGGCGGGCGAGCGACGACGCGACGCCGTGCCCTCGCGCTGGCGGGGACTGGGCTGGTTTCCGGCCTGGTCGGAACCGCGCTCGGGGCCGACCACGACGCAGTCGTCTACGACACCAACGGTCAGTTCATCGCGGAAAACGGTGGACAGGAAGTGTATGCCGGGGACGATTACATCGACGCGATCCAGGCCGCCCTCGACAGTCTTACACCCGGTCGGAGGACGAAGGAAAAGGTCAGAGTCGACGCGACGGGGAGCACCGGCACCGCCTCGGGTCTCCGGGCAGTGGATCTGCCGAGTTACACCATTCTGGACATCCCCGGCTCGATCGACGTCAACGACACCGGGGAGCCGTGGATCATCCCGGCTCGGGCACAGAACGCCGAGGAAGTCGAGATCCAGCGGTTCAACGTCACGGGAAATCCACGCTATGGAATCCGGATCTCTCACTGCGACGGCGTGGTCATCGACGACGTCACGATGGACCTCTCGGGCGGGCTGGGCATCCGGATCGACGGCCGGAACGGGCCCGACACGACGAACGTCACGCTCAACAGCGCCGACATCAACGGGTCGGGGACCCACGCCGTCGAGACCTACGGCGTCGACGGGCTCGACATCGGGACAGTCAGGGCAACGGACATCGATTCCGGTTGTGGACTGCTGTTGAACGACACCTCGAACGCGACGGTCGATTTCGTGGACGCGACGCGGTGTGACCAGGGCGGCGGCTACGCCGGCTTCCGGTGTGCGAACGACGCCGGGCCGAACATCACCGTCAACAGCGTCGACGCGACTGACTGTGGACGCGGCATCTTCACAGTGTCGGGCAGCAGCGGTATCGAGATCCACGACGTCACCCTTGAGGGCAACGGCGGGAACCTGATTCAGGACACCCGGGAGACGGTCATCGACGGCGGCACGATCACCAACACGGGAAGTGCTGGGATCCGGCTGGATTCCCGCAGCAGTGACCAACATCCATACACCCGAAACGTCACCGTCCGGAACCTGACTATCCGGGACAACGCGGGCTATGGCGTCTACGAAACCGGGCCCGACACCGAAGGGAACGCGATCGTCAACAACGCCTTCTGTGACAACGGGTCGGGAGCCATCGAAACCTACGCGGGTAACACGACGGTCCGCGGGAACACGGACTGCGGTGGCGGTGGTACTGGCGGAGACAGTGGCGGTGGTACTGGTGGGGACAGTGGCAGTGGGGGGGACAATGGCAGCGACAGTGCCGGCCCCATCAGTGACGGCACCTACCAGATCACGAACCTAAACAGTGGCAAACTCCTAGAGGTCGCCAACGCCGAGACGGCTGACGGGGCCAACATCCGGCAGTACGGGGACACCGGCCATCCCTGTCAACACTGGAACGTGACGGCCAACGGGGACAGGACCTACCGGCTCACGAACGTAAACAGCGGCAAGCTTCTGGAAGTCGCCAACGCCGACACCAGCGACGGCGCGAACGTTCGACAGTACGGGGACACCGGCCATCCCTGCCAAGACTGGAACGTTATCGACAACGGCGACAGTACGTACCGTCTGGAGAACGCCAATAGTGGCTCGGTCGCGGATGTCGACGGTGCATCAAGCGAGGACGGGGCGAACGTCCTGCAGTGGCCCTGGCACGGCGGCGACAATCAGCGCTGGACCTTCGAGGGAGTCTGATCGATGGACGAACTCGAGGGGAGGCGATGTCCGAGCCGGCGACGCGTCCTGAAAACGATCGGTGCGGGAGCAGTCGGGGCCTGCACCCTGGCTCTGGGGGGTGCCGTGACGGCCGACGATAGCCCGGACCACTATCACAATCCAGTGGGTCCGATCGGCTTCGGGGATGTCACCGCAATCCAGGCCGACGACGGGACCTATTACGTCTACGGGACGGAGACGCCCAATGACGTCGTCCCCATCGCCACGTCCAACGACCTCGTGAACTGGTCGTACGTCGGCGCCGCGCTACCGGATCACCCCGACTGGCGGGACGACCCCGACGCCGGCGTCTGGGCGCCCGACATCAACGACTACAACGGCCAGTACCACCTCTACTACTCCTACTCGACCTGGGGGAGTCAGAACAATCCCGGTATCGGGCTGGCAACGTCCCCGACGCCCGACGGTCCCTTCACCGATCAGGGTCCGGTGTTCCGCGCCGAGGACCTGGGGATGACTAACTGCATCGACCCGGAGTTTCGGGTCGTCGACGGGACGCCGTACATGGTGTGGGGGAGCTGGTACGGCATCCACGGCGTCGAACTCACCGGCGACGGCCGCGATTACGTCCCGGGAACGACGTTCCACCTGGCGGGCAACATGCGCGAAGGCGGGATGATCGTCGAGGCGAACGGCTACTACTATCTGTTCTACTCCACCGGCGACTGCTGTGACGGTGCCGACAGCACCTACGCCGTCGAGGTCGGCCGGGCAGAGTCGTTTACCGGGCCGTACTACAACCAGAACGGCACCGACCTGCGGGATCTGAACGAACACCACAGCGGCGTCTCGGTGCTCGAAGGCACCGGCCAGTTCATCGGCCCCGGCCACAACACGGCGATTCAGGACGACGCCGGCGACTGGTGGATGCTCTAT is from Halorhabdus sp. BNX81 and encodes:
- a CDS encoding TRC40/GET3/ArsA family transport-energizing ATPase, with amino-acid sequence MNDIDVEPVEEIDESVVPSGIEGPEYVLYGGKGGVGKTTMAAATALASARDGTSTLVVSTDPAHSLSDTLETDIPAEPAQIREDMPLYAAEIDPEAALGDDPLGLEGGGLGGLGDLLGEDVTDPFTNAMPGTDEAAAIRLLIRYLDDERFDRVVVDTAPTGHTLRLLELPEVMDTMVGKLLSFRERLSGMMGTITGMFGDADEEDIEEGLDDLRVLRERIERLRSILQDPAKTDFRVVMVPEELSVMESERLLERLAAFDIPVGTIVVNRVMEDLADVADVDADWYVSPNLETCEFCQRRWDVQQQALQRSQDVFRGHDVRRVPLFADEVRGEQLLRVVSACLEE
- a CDS encoding SDR family NAD(P)-dependent oxidoreductase; the encoded protein is MEPNLLETLDGQVALVTGANRGIGREIASGLVELDATVYGGVRDPTAALPDGVEAVEIDVTAESMVESAVEEVVTAGGQLDVLVNNAGVGGAGAGIEDIDSEDFDRILDVNLRGPSLLSKYALPHLLETDAPRIVNVSSGVGILADPIESEMPAYRISKAGINALTVSLDQTYGEDGLIANSVDPGWVATDLGGEEAPREPEKGAETPIWLSRFGPGSPSGLFWKDRQVIDF
- a CDS encoding helix-turn-helix domain-containing protein, whose amino-acid sequence is MSTEHRLADATDPEATVGNLLTYAELLNTPKLARLYVYVLRNGPVAIETVKDDLELPHSTTYKYVGELEEMGVLTRHEEATPTTIEVEPIRLTMETDHGDVVVTPVLVDAIARQHDTEDIRVFVERQGIPKLAAALHYTLRVMDGDLTQRTAANKLDVHPVEGMTVITALQDVVEAAEAYDPYLDTGE
- a CDS encoding DUF4147 domain-containing protein, producing MIDDRDRLAATPAHDVALSCIEAGIEAATPKAVLREALSVEGGVLTVAGSEYDLGAYDSVVVLGGGKAADVVTRELERHLEDYLDRGLVVSTKPVATDTVETVAGSHPIPDTDSLEGARRVFQRAKGLGEGTLVLAPITGGGSALLALPAGEITLVDLQATTEELVESGASIREINAVRKHCSAIKGGGLARAAAPATVVGLLFSDVVGDDPGVIASGPTAPDATTYDDALEILDRYDVAVPAVVREHLEAGAAGERAETPAGDSDVLGHVDNHVLADAWTALAAARDAAAKAGYEPLVLSSRIRGEATEAALSGLAIAEECAATGTPVEPPAVLLSGGETTVTVMGNGDGGPNLEFALRVAVEQPETVVCASVDTDGADGGTEVAGAIVDGEMLSNPQRGRAALLENDALPALEESGAVIETGPTGTNVNDLRVFVIEA
- a CDS encoding SDR family oxidoreductase, with amino-acid sequence MEDHIALITGCSSGIGRASAERFLEEDWTVYATARDTDDIADLADAGAKTAALDVTNARAVERVVDRIIDEEGRIDCLVNNAGTGQFGPIEDVPTDALEDQFDVNLYGPHRLIRAVLPHMREQAEGTIVNVSSLQGRLAVPGMGAYAASKFALEAMSDSLRAEVDSHGVDVVVVEPGVVETSFADRTDASRERLEQSGAYDGIYEAQDDRRAIEYDGVFGIPPADVATVIYDAAAMTDPDPRYAVGNGAKLILALRYLPDHWRDAAFGLFQRVAGLGR
- a CDS encoding endonuclease V, with the protein product MDSVWPEFVPDPSLSRDEMEALQREIADVALFEDDFAFDPSAIEFDSPVDLGDDDQHRLTGDSPIVAGVDQAFLDDGDRALSAVVALQDGRVVDRAYAVVDTEIPYIPGLLSFREGGAILAALSTLAVEPDLLVVDGSGRIHFREAGLATHIGVMVDVPAIGVAKNLLCGTPAESIPDRLPEGARIPIEADETVETAELGTVIGHAVQTRQYQSGSTSINPLYVSPGHRVSAATTADLVSQCAAGYKLPEPTRLADREADRLKRQGGEA